One Carassius gibelio isolate Cgi1373 ecotype wild population from Czech Republic chromosome A7, carGib1.2-hapl.c, whole genome shotgun sequence DNA window includes the following coding sequences:
- the LOC128017322 gene encoding mitochondrial inner membrane protease subunit 1 isoform X2: protein MKKYTHLAVNGHESGFVKTGRMFRGFFVKTISFVGYTVQYGCIAHCAFEYIGEFVSCSGPSMEPTITNHDVVFSERVSRHLCRIQKGDIVIAKSPFDPKMNICKRVMGLEGDKVCTSGPSDVFKTHTYVPRGHVWLEGDNLRNSTDSRSYGPIPYALIRGRVCLKMWPPHSFGVLAGSPNDGRIL, encoded by the exons gatTTGTGAAGACTGGCAGGATGTTTCGTGGTTTCTTTGTGAAAACGATTAGCTTTGTCGGTTACACCGTCCAGTATGGCTGCATCGCTCACTGTGCCTTTGAGTATATCGGCGAATTTGTATCG TGTTCAGGGCCTTCCATGGAACCCACCATTACTAACCATGATGTGGTTTTCTCCGAACGAGTAAGCCGTCACCTCTGCCGAATACAAAA AGGGGATATCGTAATAGCCAAAAGTCCTTTTGATCCAAAGATGAACATTTGTAAACGAGTGATGGGGCTGGAGGGGGACAAAGTCTGCACTAGTGGACCATCAGACGTCTTTAAAACACACACTTAC GTTCCAAGAGGCCATGTGTGGCTGGAAGGCGATAACCTTCGGAATTCCACAGATTCCCGAAGCTATGGTCCAATTCCCTATGCCCTGATCCGAGGACGCGTTTGCTTAAAG atgTGGCCACCGCATAGTTTTGGCGTATTGGCTGGAAGTCCTAATGACGGGCGCATTTTATGA
- the LOC128017322 gene encoding mitochondrial inner membrane protease subunit 1 isoform X3, which produces MFRGFFVKTISFVGYTVQYGCIAHCAFEYIGEFVSCSGPSMEPTITNHDVVFSERVSRHLCRIQKGDIVIAKSPFDPKMNICKRVMGLEGDKVCTSGPSDVFKTHTYVPRGHVWLEGDNLRNSTDSRSYGPIPYALIRGRVCLKMWPPHSFGVLAGSPNDGRIL; this is translated from the exons ATGTTTCGTGGTTTCTTTGTGAAAACGATTAGCTTTGTCGGTTACACCGTCCAGTATGGCTGCATCGCTCACTGTGCCTTTGAGTATATCGGCGAATTTGTATCG TGTTCAGGGCCTTCCATGGAACCCACCATTACTAACCATGATGTGGTTTTCTCCGAACGAGTAAGCCGTCACCTCTGCCGAATACAAAA AGGGGATATCGTAATAGCCAAAAGTCCTTTTGATCCAAAGATGAACATTTGTAAACGAGTGATGGGGCTGGAGGGGGACAAAGTCTGCACTAGTGGACCATCAGACGTCTTTAAAACACACACTTAC GTTCCAAGAGGCCATGTGTGGCTGGAAGGCGATAACCTTCGGAATTCCACAGATTCCCGAAGCTATGGTCCAATTCCCTATGCCCTGATCCGAGGACGCGTTTGCTTAAAG atgTGGCCACCGCATAGTTTTGGCGTATTGGCTGGAAGTCCTAATGACGGGCGCATTTTATGA
- the LOC128017322 gene encoding mitochondrial inner membrane protease subunit 1 isoform X1: MGTSQVCQLTPWDTRGYSTALNPRFVKTGRMFRGFFVKTISFVGYTVQYGCIAHCAFEYIGEFVSCSGPSMEPTITNHDVVFSERVSRHLCRIQKGDIVIAKSPFDPKMNICKRVMGLEGDKVCTSGPSDVFKTHTYVPRGHVWLEGDNLRNSTDSRSYGPIPYALIRGRVCLKMWPPHSFGVLAGSPNDGRIL, translated from the exons GTGTGCCAGCTGACACCCTGGGACACCCGTGGCTACTCCACTGCTCTAAATCCCA gatTTGTGAAGACTGGCAGGATGTTTCGTGGTTTCTTTGTGAAAACGATTAGCTTTGTCGGTTACACCGTCCAGTATGGCTGCATCGCTCACTGTGCCTTTGAGTATATCGGCGAATTTGTATCG TGTTCAGGGCCTTCCATGGAACCCACCATTACTAACCATGATGTGGTTTTCTCCGAACGAGTAAGCCGTCACCTCTGCCGAATACAAAA AGGGGATATCGTAATAGCCAAAAGTCCTTTTGATCCAAAGATGAACATTTGTAAACGAGTGATGGGGCTGGAGGGGGACAAAGTCTGCACTAGTGGACCATCAGACGTCTTTAAAACACACACTTAC GTTCCAAGAGGCCATGTGTGGCTGGAAGGCGATAACCTTCGGAATTCCACAGATTCCCGAAGCTATGGTCCAATTCCCTATGCCCTGATCCGAGGACGCGTTTGCTTAAAG atgTGGCCACCGCATAGTTTTGGCGTATTGGCTGGAAGTCCTAATGACGGGCGCATTTTATGA